One region of Niallia sp. Man26 genomic DNA includes:
- the ccsA gene encoding cytochrome c biogenesis protein CcsA, translating to MTDAYLTRLHELTIILYAISVLLYFFDFMHNNQKANRAAFWLLSVVWLLQTSFLFIYMMQTKRFPVLTIMEGLYFYTWVLVSFSLLINKLLKIDFIVFFTNVLGFIIMAIHTFAPMSEGTEMAKQVVSELLFIHITAALLAYGGFSLSFIFSLLYCVQYNLLKKKAWGKRLRRIPDLSRLENLSYLFNVFSVPTLLISLILGIQWASVQAPGFIWYDPKILGSFLVLFIYGCCLYIRVTHKLVGKGIAFFNIACFLVLLINFFLIGNFSTFHYK from the coding sequence ATGACAGATGCTTATTTGACAAGACTTCATGAATTAACGATTATTCTTTATGCAATATCTGTGCTCTTATACTTTTTTGATTTTATGCATAATAACCAGAAAGCCAATAGAGCAGCTTTCTGGTTACTTTCCGTTGTTTGGCTCCTGCAGACTTCGTTTCTGTTTATTTACATGATGCAGACAAAACGGTTTCCGGTGCTGACTATTATGGAAGGACTGTATTTCTACACATGGGTCTTAGTTTCCTTTTCGCTTTTAATTAACAAGCTGCTGAAAATAGACTTTATTGTCTTTTTTACAAATGTACTTGGGTTTATTATTATGGCCATCCATACGTTTGCGCCGATGAGCGAGGGAACAGAAATGGCCAAGCAAGTTGTTTCAGAGCTGCTTTTTATTCATATTACGGCAGCGTTGCTTGCGTACGGGGGCTTTTCATTATCTTTTATTTTTTCTTTACTGTATTGTGTTCAATATAATCTTTTAAAAAAGAAAGCATGGGGAAAAAGGCTGCGGCGCATTCCCGACTTATCGAGGTTAGAAAACCTCTCCTATTTGTTTAATGTGTTCAGTGTGCCTACATTGCTGATTTCCTTGATACTGGGAATTCAATGGGCAAGTGTTCAAGCGCCAGGGTTTATCTGGTATGATCCGAAAATTCTTGGTTCCTTTTTAGTCCTATTTATTTACGGATGCTGTTTATATATAAGGGTAACGCACAAACTAGTAGGAAAAGGAATTGCTTTCTTTAATATTGCATGTTTTTTAGTATTGTTGATTAACTTCTTTTTAATAGGGAATTTTTCAACGTTTCACTATAAGTGA